A stretch of DNA from Vibrio gallaecicus:
AAACAATATCAAAGCCAGAACCAAGACGAGCAAGAGTATTCAACACACCTAAGTTTGAGTTTGCTTTTACTGCATAACAAACAAGATGAGGATGTTCTCCAACTGAAGAGTCAAAAGCATTCCAATGGCGCTCTAGCGTTGCACGTGAATATACGTACAAAGGTGTGCCATATTGCTCGGCTAATTGTGAAAGTGCGACGTTCTCAGCCCAAAGCTGACCATCATCCTGATAGTTAAAGTAATCCAAAATTCTTATCCCTTATAAATACGATTGCTGTTGTTGCGTTTATTCACTTGTTGCGATTAGGCATTTATTGCGATGGTTCGCTTTGCTGCGGTTCATCAGGAAGATATAACGCTCCCGTTTGACCACACCCAGAAAGACCGATAACGGACACCATAAACAGAGCTGTAATTAACTTTTTCATTTTGCATATCGTGATTATTAACTCAATGCCCCCTATAATCGCACCACACTCAAGAAAAGCAATAGGATAGAAAGGATGAACGATACTGAATTTCATCAGCTGGTCGATATACAGATGCAAAACATCGAAGAAGCTATCGATGAATCAGAGGCAGATGTGGATTACGAAGTGACAGGTAACGTGATGACGCTGGAATTTGAAGACCGCAGCCAGATCATCATTAACCGCCAAGAGCCGATGCACGAAATTTGGTTAGCGTCTCGTTCTGGAGGCTTCCACTTCAAACTTATTGAAGATAAATGGACGTGTTCAAAAACAGGGATGGAGCTTTTTGAGATGGTGAAGGAAGAGTGCGTTAAGCATGCGGGCGAAGATATTGACTGGGTGTAAACCTGGAAGACCGTGCATTAAATCTAAGCCTTAAAAAACCTAAACTATAAAAACAAAAAAGGAGTGATTGATTCACTCCTTTTTTATTGAAAAATTTAGTTTATTTACGCGTTAACGATTTTTGATGCTCGTGAGCACACCTGATTATCATTACGGTAAGGCACAACATAAGAGTTGCCTTCTTCTGGATGAACAATCTGGTAATACTGAGGTAAGTTGAAATTAATCAACTTAGATGACATCTTCGATTCATCTTTTACCGACGTATAGAAAGAGTTAACACTCGCGATCATCTCATCTTTTTCGCCACTAAATTGGTGATATACCTCAACCTGATTAGATTCATCCAACACGTAGATATTGAAGCCTTTTTCCGTATCTTCGAAGAAGAACTGAATTAATCCTTCACTAGCAAAACCATCAACCACGTCAGGAAGCTGATATTCTTGCTCTTTATCTAGCATGAGCAGCGGAGAGCCTTTTAGCTTATTCGATGAAATACTGCGATAAAAATCCACTGAGTTTTCAAGCTTCTGGACCGATACACCACGACGCTCAAAGAACAAACCAAACATTTGGTTCGCTAAGCGGATCGCTTTAAAACGACGACGTTTTTCTTGCTCGATCGGCTTCAAACGTAAATCGATACATTCTGCTAATAGCTGGTACACCATATTACGCATCACACCGCGTAAATTTTTGCTGTAACAAAAAACATCTACGGATTCTGGTGGTAAAGCATCTTGGTGCATTTTTCCAAGCACCGTCTTCAAAGCATCCAACATTGCGGTTTCACCTTGGAAATGAAGCGTACGCACTTCATGCCAAGAATTTCGATAAACCAAATCAACACTTCCGACTAAGCTTTTACCTTCTTCACCAAAACAGAAAATATCAGCATTTTTCAAATCAACTTTGAGCGAACGACCACTTAGCTCTGACGTAGGATCATTCTCAAAGTTAATAAACATCGCCAGTTGGCTTATTTCACACGGGCTAGCTAAGGCTTGCATGCTTGGACGACGTTTACGCAGTGAGAACGTATTACGTAAGTCACTCACCATTTGATAAAACTTATCGATATCAATTTGAGCATCACGTACAACAGAATGAAGACGTGTTGACTCAGTAATAAGCCCATTAAAGAAAGACCAAGCCACGAGTTTACTTAAATACTCATGATGCTCTAAAGATGGTTGCCCTAGAATACGATGAGCAATCAAAGGCTGCTTATACAAATACCAGCCCGCTTTGTTCGTTTGCCCTTGGCGAACTTCAATAAAGCTTAAATCTGATTCGTGTAAGTCTGGTGATATTTGCGGATTAAGTAAGGTCACTTTACCAGGCAGAACTTCAAAAGCCGCATAAAGCTTACGTGCAAGAATACTGATATCTTGGGGACTAATAGCAGAAGTGATGTCATTACGACGTGCAAACTGAATCAAGTTACGATAGCTCAGCATTAATGCATCAAGCAATGCATGGTGCACCACTTTAACTTGTTCCACTTTCCAATTTCTTCGGTCATCAAGCTCAATAATAGTTTCAGAATCCCAATTCCAAGAGCGCGTCATTTCAATCAACGCTTCTCTGCGCCAAGGTACCGAACCAATACCAGCTTCACGTGATAGTTTTTCATGAGTCTTTAGGTAGAAACAACGTCGTACCAAATCTAAACGAGTGTGATCATTAATTCTTTCTAGGTAACGAGTCACCTTTTCTAGCATGAGATAATAAGTATCCATACCATACAGATCCGGTTCATCTGCAAAAAAACGACGCTTAGTATCAATACTCAGTAATTGAGTTTGTGGGTACTCCCAAGAATAAGCTTCTAATAAAATTGCCTTCAATACAGACTTGTACGGAGAGTCGATACTTTTATACAACTGCCATAGGTTCGAACCAAAGTACTCTTCAGCTGGAATTTGATTGAGCTTTCCAAAGTCTATCCATTGTGAACAATCGATGTAATTGTTACTACAGAGATCTTGAACGTATTCGTCATAGCACTCTTCCATTTCAGGCGGAATAATTTGCCATAGCAAACGCTGACCAGCTAAACGTACAGCTGAACGATAGAATTCATCTAAAAGGAGTAAGTGTTGCGAAGACCCACAATTATCGCCCGTCATTTCCTCTGAATAATTTGAACGAAAACGCTCTTCATCCATCAAAAAGAAATTAGCTTCAACACCTTGGGTTTGAGCCCAATCGGTAATCAAGAGGCATTTATTGGTTAGACTGTCGCGAGTCGCGCTGTCCATCGTAGGAGAGACGCACACCCAAATGTCTAAATCACTCGATGTGCTTTGACCAATAGATGACGTGCTACCCATGGTATAAAGACCGAGAATTTCAGGCTGACTAGCAGTATTTAGCTTTCCGCCTAACGTCAGTTCCGCATCTTCTACAAATTGCTTTTGGAATTCATTTAATTCGAAGTTGTGAATTCCAAAAGGAACTGTTTGGTCGTAGTAACCAGGAATCATCGGGTGGTTGAAGTGGAAAAGTGCTGGTATCAAATTGAATACACGCTGACTTTGTAAATCCATCAATGCCAACGCACGATCAATGCATTGTTGATTTAGATTATCCAATCGTTGAATTAAAGTCTGAATGTAAGCCTGCAAGGTAAGTCCTTGGTTTGAGAGTAAATACACTTTCTGTTTAGTTACCAATCAAAAACAGCAACAAAACGTGATCAATCTAACACTTTTAAGCTTATCGGTAAAGCAAAGGAACCCTCATGATAACGAGCCTTTTCACCATAAAGAATGAGATTTCACAACCTCGTAGTGTCCTCTTAATTCTCTATTTCTAATAATAGCCCATGTTTCAAATGAGATACCAATCACACTATTTTGGTGAACTTCTGCAAATCATATATCTATCAAAGTCAGCATCGATCAAACAGTAAGAATTTTCACTTCACAATGGTAGGATTAGGCTATCAAAGAACTCATACCGGACACACCATGACAAATTCAGCACCTATCCGCATTGCAACCAGAAAAAGCCCGCTAGCCCTTTGGCAAGCTTACTATGTAAGAGACGCGCTTCAAGCCGCTCACCCTGGTTTAGAGGTTGAGTTAGTCACTATGGTGACCAAAGGCGACATCATTCTTGATACACCATTAGCTAAAGTTGGTGGTAAAGGGCTTTTCGTAAAAGAGCTGGAAGTAGCCATGTTAGAAGGCAGAGCCGATTTAGCCGTACACTCAATGAAAGATGTGCCTGTCGACTTTCCTGAAGGCTTAGGGCTTGTCACCATTTGTGAGCGTGAAGATCCTCGTGATGCTTTTGTATCAAATACCTACAACAACATCGATGAACTTCCGCAAGGCGCAACTGTCGGAACTTGCAGTTTACGTCGTCAATGTCAGTTACTTGAAGCTCGCCCAGACCTAATCATCAAAGAACTGCGTGGTAACGTTGGAACTCGCTTAGGTAAGCTGGATGACGGTCAATTCGATGCTATCGTTTTAGCTGCTGCAGGTTTGAAACGTTTAGAGCTAGAGGAGCGTATTCGCAGCTTTATTGAGCCAGAGCAGTCACTTCCAGCTGTTGGTCAAGGTGCTGTTGGCATTGAATGTCGCTTAGACGACGAACGCTTAATCAAGCTACTAGAACCACTAAACGATACAGACACAGCAGACCGCGTACTATGCGAGCGAGCAATGAACCTTACTTTAGAAGGTGGCTGCCAGGTTCC
This window harbors:
- the lptM gene encoding LPS translocon maturation chaperone LptM, producing the protein MKKLITALFMVSVIGLSGCGQTGALYLPDEPQQSEPSQ
- the cyaY gene encoding iron donor protein CyaY, which produces MNDTEFHQLVDIQMQNIEEAIDESEADVDYEVTGNVMTLEFEDRSQIIINRQEPMHEIWLASRSGGFHFKLIEDKWTCSKTGMELFEMVKEECVKHAGEDIDWV
- a CDS encoding class I adenylate cyclase, whose protein sequence is MQAYIQTLIQRLDNLNQQCIDRALALMDLQSQRVFNLIPALFHFNHPMIPGYYDQTVPFGIHNFELNEFQKQFVEDAELTLGGKLNTASQPEILGLYTMGSTSSIGQSTSSDLDIWVCVSPTMDSATRDSLTNKCLLITDWAQTQGVEANFFLMDEERFRSNYSEEMTGDNCGSSQHLLLLDEFYRSAVRLAGQRLLWQIIPPEMEECYDEYVQDLCSNNYIDCSQWIDFGKLNQIPAEEYFGSNLWQLYKSIDSPYKSVLKAILLEAYSWEYPQTQLLSIDTKRRFFADEPDLYGMDTYYLMLEKVTRYLERINDHTRLDLVRRCFYLKTHEKLSREAGIGSVPWRREALIEMTRSWNWDSETIIELDDRRNWKVEQVKVVHHALLDALMLSYRNLIQFARRNDITSAISPQDISILARKLYAAFEVLPGKVTLLNPQISPDLHESDLSFIEVRQGQTNKAGWYLYKQPLIAHRILGQPSLEHHEYLSKLVAWSFFNGLITESTRLHSVVRDAQIDIDKFYQMVSDLRNTFSLRKRRPSMQALASPCEISQLAMFINFENDPTSELSGRSLKVDLKNADIFCFGEEGKSLVGSVDLVYRNSWHEVRTLHFQGETAMLDALKTVLGKMHQDALPPESVDVFCYSKNLRGVMRNMVYQLLAECIDLRLKPIEQEKRRRFKAIRLANQMFGLFFERRGVSVQKLENSVDFYRSISSNKLKGSPLLMLDKEQEYQLPDVVDGFASEGLIQFFFEDTEKGFNIYVLDESNQVEVYHQFSGEKDEMIASVNSFYTSVKDESKMSSKLINFNLPQYYQIVHPEEGNSYVVPYRNDNQVCSRASKIVNA
- the hemC gene encoding hydroxymethylbilane synthase, with the translated sequence MTNSAPIRIATRKSPLALWQAYYVRDALQAAHPGLEVELVTMVTKGDIILDTPLAKVGGKGLFVKELEVAMLEGRADLAVHSMKDVPVDFPEGLGLVTICEREDPRDAFVSNTYNNIDELPQGATVGTCSLRRQCQLLEARPDLIIKELRGNVGTRLGKLDDGQFDAIVLAAAGLKRLELEERIRSFIEPEQSLPAVGQGAVGIECRLDDERLIKLLEPLNDTDTADRVLCERAMNLTLEGGCQVPIGSYSLLEGEDDIWLRALVGEPDGSKIVRGEIRGSRKDAESLGVTLANQLLDDGAKEILTKLYADHD